One part of the Eptesicus fuscus isolate TK198812 chromosome 2, DD_ASM_mEF_20220401, whole genome shotgun sequence genome encodes these proteins:
- the DNAAF2 gene encoding protein kintoun → MAQAAAAAPLEDLDLSGEEVQRLTSAFQDPEFRRMFSEYAEELTDPENRRRYEAEITALERERGVEVQFVHPEPGHVLRTSLDGARRCFVNVCGNALVGRPTSRPGSGGAAAGSQWSLPYSLAPGREYAGGRGTRYTVYDVVFHPDALALARRHERFRQMLDATALEAVEKQFGVKLDHRNAKTLKVKYKGTPEAAVLRTPLPGGVPARPEGELESSLPAFPYPYGRPAAARNSARRGPPPSAPEAVPQPTPTEPRYRVVQRHRVDLQDYRCSRDSAPGPVPQELVVTIELPLLRSAEQAALEVTGKLLCLDSRNPDYQLRLSLPYPVDDSRGKAQFNKARRQLVVTLPVERPAARPELPAAPETAAGAGTDSAACTSARKGDPGPAGDRPGEEDAGTATSGAAGEELVSEPERDLGGQAAATTGIEETPRPGTGSSSGDLARGPSAGRSACGALRVGTRVAWEDSGREPSDPAMAGPGADSGGPLCPPLRCHQDEASLTLLVQVPRIQPQSLQGDVSSLRYKLRFSTQDLVYYSFFLQFAPENKLSIKEPAVSISPNNAVIELAKSPECYGHWREWYYGLNSDSLEERLFVNEENVNEFLEEVLSSPVQQTIPLTSPLIEVLQVTDSKIQIHTELQECSNSEQLHEKEEKVNEGSHPTKKNIEHPTTSTTASDSSIAVKVREIDSCGSDEYLQQESLDVSQMLFGKSQRPELKIEPEFVKEKGAVYSSEEKDNLKEPVMTKEEELTVQNIPGFDNIKETNMQDGSVQIIKDHVTHCAFSFQNSLLYDLD, encoded by the exons ATGGCCCAGGCGGCGGCCGCTGCGCCGCTAGAGGACTTGGACCTGAGCGGAGAGGAGGTCCAGCGGCTCACCTCGGCCTTTCAGGACCCGGAATTCCGGCGAATGTTTTCCGAGTACGCCGAGGAGCTCACGGACCCCGAGAACCGGCGGCGCTACGAAGCGGAGATCACCGCGCTGGAGCGTGAGCGCGGCGTGGAGGTGCAGTTCGTGCACCCGGAGCCCGGCCACGTGCTGCGCACCAGCCTGGACGGGGCGCGGCGCTGCTTCGTGAACGTGTGCGGCAACGCGCTGGTGGGTCGGCCCACCAGCCGGCCCGGCTCGGGGGGCGCGGCGGCCGGCAGCCAGTGGTCCCTGCCGTACAGCCTGGCGCCCGGCCGCGAGTACGCGGGGGGCCGCGGCACCCGCTACACCGTCTACGACGTGGTCTTCCACCCAGACGCGCTGGCGCTGGCCCGGCGCCACGAGCGCTTCCGCCAGATGCTGGACGCCACGGCCCTGGAGGCCGTGGAGAAGCAGTTCGGCGTGAAGCTGGACCACAGAAATGCCAAAACCCTGAAGGTCAAGTACAAGGGGACCCCGGAAGCCGCGGTGCTGCGCACGCCCCTCCCCGGGGGCGTCCCGGCGCGGCCCGAGGGGGAGCTGGAGAGCTCTCTCCCCGCTTTCCCCTACCCCTACGGGCGCCCGGCGGCCGCCCGGAACTCCGCGCGCCGCGGGCCCCCGCCCTCCGCTCCAGAGGCGGTGCCGCAGCCCACCCCCACGGAGCCCCGCTACCGTGTGGTGCAGCGCCACCGCGTGGACCTGCAGGATTACCGCTGCTCCCGGGACTCGGCCCCCGGCCCCGTGCCCCAGGAGCTGGTGGTCACCATCGAGCTGCCGCTACTGCGCTCGGCCGAGCAGGCGGCGCTGGAGGTGACGGGAAAGCTGCTGTGTCTGGACTCGAGGAACCCCGACTACCAGCTGCGGCTCTCGCTCCCGTACCCGGTGGACGACAGCCGCGGCAAGGCGCAGTTCAACAAGGCCCGGCGGCAGCTGGTGGTCACGCTGCCCGTGGAGCGGCCCGCGGCGCGCCCGGAGCTCCCAGCTGCGCCGGAAACGGCCGCCGGGGCCGGAACTGACAGCGCGGCCTGCACTTCCGCCCGCAAAGGAGACCCGGGCCCGGCTGGGGATCGTCCCGGGGAAGAGGACGCCGGGACCGCCACCTCGGGCGCCGCTGGGGAGGAACTTGTCTCCGAACCGGAACGGGACTTGGGCGGGCAAGCGGCGGCTACGACCGGTATCGAGGAGACACCGCGTCCCGGAACGGGGAGCTCGTCCGGGGACCTAGCCAGGGGCCCTTCCGCCGGAAGGAGTGCGTGCGGAGCTCTCCGCGTGGGGACCCGCGTGGCCTGGGAAGACTCGGGCAGGGAGCCTTCCGATCCAGCCATGGCTGGTCCCGGGGCAGACAGCGGGGGACCTCTGTGTCCTCCTCTGCGGTGTCATCAGGATGAAGCATCCCTGACTCTGCTAGTTCAAGTGCCTCGGATCCAGCCGCAAAGTCTTCAAGGGGATGTGAGCTCCCTCCGGTACAAACTGCGCTTCTCCACCCAAGACTTAGTTTATTATTCCTTCTTTTTGCAGTTTGCTCCAGAAAATAAATTGAGTATCAAAGAACCAGCGGTTAGCATCTCTCCAAACAATGCAGTAATAGAACTGGCCAAATCTCCAGAGTGCTATGGACATTGGAGAGAGTGGTATTATGGTTTAAACAGCGATTCTTTGGAG gaaagGTTATTTGTCAATGAAGAAAATGTCAATGAATTTCTTGAAGAGGTCCTGAGCTCTCCAGTCCAACAGACAATACCCCTAACTTCACCGTTAATTGAAGTTCTTCAGGTTACTGATAGTAAGATTCAAATTCACACAGAG TTGCAAGAATGTAGTAACTCTGAACAGCttcatgaaaaggaagaaaaagtcaACGAAGGAAGTCATCCaactaaaaaaaatatagaacatCCTACCACCTCAACAACTGCTTCTGATTCATCTATAGCAGTTAAAGTACGAGAAATAGACAGTTGTGGTTCAGATGAATACTTGCAACAAGAGTCTCTTGATGTGTCCCAAATGTTATTTGGAAAGTCTCAACGACCTGAGTTAAAAATAGAACCtgaatttgtaaaagaaaaaggtGCTGTTTACTCAAGTGAGgagaaagataatttaaaagaACCAGTAATGACTAAAGAGGAAGAATTAACAGTTCAGAATATACCTGGTTTTGACAACATAAAAGAAACCAATATGCAGGATGGTAGTGTACAGATTATTAAAGATCATGTGACTCATTGTGCATTCAGTTTTCAGAATTCTTTGCTATATGACTTGGATTAA
- the MGAT2 gene encoding alpha-1,6-mannosyl-glycoprotein 2-beta-N-acetylglucosaminyltransferase → MRFRIYKRKVLILTLVVAACGFVLWSSNGRQRRSEALAPPLLDAEPARGAGGRGGDHPAVSVDIRRVSNESAAPLVAAAPLPEADNLTLRYRSLVYQLNFDQTLRNVDKAASWPPRELVLVVQVHNRPDYLRLLLDSLRKAQGIDNVLVIFSHDFWSTEINQLIAGVDFCPVLQVFFPFSIQLYPHEFPGSDPRDCPRDLEKDSALKMGCINAEYPDSFGHYREAKFSQTKHHWWWKLHFVWERVKVLRDYAGLILFLEEDHYLAPDFYHVFKKMRKLKQQECPECDVLSLGTYTASRSFSGIADKVDVKTWKSTEHNMGLALTRDAYHKLIDCTDTFCTYDDYNWDWTLQYLTVSCLPKFWKVLVPQVPRIFHAGDCGMHHKKTCRPSTQSAQIESLLNSNKQYLFPETLSISEKFMAPISPPRKNGGWGDIRDHELCKSYRRLQ, encoded by the coding sequence ATGAGGTTCCGCATCTACAAGCGGAAGGTGCTCATCCTGACGCTCGTGGTGGCCGCCTGCGGCTTCGTCCTCTGGAGCAGCAATGGGCGACAGAGGAGGAGCGAGGCCCTCGCCCCGCCGCTGCTGGACGCCGAGCCCGCGCGCGGTGCGGGTGGCCGGGGCGGGGACCATCCCGCCGTGTCCGTGGACATCCGCCGGGTCTCCAACGAGTCGGCGGCCCCGCTGGTCGCGGCGGCCCCGCTGCCCGAGGCGGACAACCTGACGCTGCGGTACCGGTCCCTGGTCTACCAGCTTAACTTTGACCAGACGCTGAGGAATGTAGACAAGGCCGCCTCCTGGCCCCCCCGGGAGCTGGTGCTGGTGGTCCAGGTGCATAACCGGCCCGATTACCTCCGGCTGTTGCTGGACTCGCTTCGAAAAGCCCAGGGCATTGACAACGTCCTCGTCATCTTTAGCCATGACTTCTGGTCGACGGAGATCAATCAGCTGATCGCTGGGGTGGATTTCTGCCCTGTTCTGCAGGTGTTCTTTCCTTTCAGCATTCAGTTGTACCCCCACGAGTTTCCGGGCAGTGACCCCAGAGATTGCCCCAGAGATCTGGAGAAGGATTCAGCTTTGAAGATGGGATGCATTAACGCCGAGTATCCTGATTCCTTTGGCCATTATAGAGAGGCCAAGTTCTCCCAGACCAAACACCACTGGTGGTGGAAGCTGCATTTTGTATGGGAAAGGGTCAAAGTTCTTCGAGACTACGCTGGCCTCATACTTTTCCTCGAGGAGGATCACTACTTAGCCCCAGACTTTTACCATGTTTtcaaaaaaatgaggaaattaaagcagCAAGAGTGTCCTGAGTGTGATGTTCTCTCCCTGGGAACCTATACCGCCAGTCGAAGTTTCTCTGGCATTGCTGACAAGGTAGATGTGAAAACTTGGAAATCCACAGAGCACAATATGGGTCTAGCCTTGACCCGGGATGCTTATCATAAGCTGATCGATTGCACAGACACTTTCTGTACTTATGATGATTATAATTGGGACTGGACTCTTCAGTATTTGACTGTATCTTGTCTTCCAAAATTCTGGAAAGTGCTGGTTCCTCAGGTACCTAGGATTTTTCATGCTGGAGACTGTGGTATGCACCACAAGAAAACCTGTAGACCATCCACCCAGAGTGCCCAAATTGAGTCACTCTTAAATAGTAACAAACAGTACTTGTTTCCAGAAACTCTCTCTATCAGTGAAAAGTTTATGGCACCCATTTCCCCACCTAGGAAAAACGGAGGGTGGGGAGATATTAGAGACCATGAACTCTGTAAAAGTTATAGAAGACTGCAATGA
- the RPL36AL gene encoding 60S ribosomal protein L36a-like: MVNVPKTRRTFCKKCGKHQPHKVTQYKKGKDSLYAQGKRRYDRKQSGYGGQTKPIFRKKAKTTKKIVLRLECVEPNCRSKRMLAIKRCKHFELGGDKKRKGQVIQF; encoded by the coding sequence ATGGTCAACGTGCCTAAAACCCGAAGGACGTTCTGTAAGAAGTGTGGGAAGCACCAGCCTCACAAAGTGACCCAGTATAAGAAGGGGAAGGATTCCCTGTATGCCCAGGGGAAGAGGCGCTACGATAGGAAGCAGAGTGGCTACGGTGGGCAGACAAAGCCGATTTTCCGAAAGAAAGCTAAAACCACAAAGAAGATTGTGCTGAGGCTTGAATGTGTAGAGCCTAACTGCAGATCCAAGAGGATGCTGGCCATCAAGAGATGCAAGCATTTTGAACTGGGCGGAGATAAGAAGAGAAAGGGCCAAGTGATCCAGTTCTAA